The genomic stretch TGATGGCTTCTTTATACCTACAACTCATAATTGCAGAAATCGGTAAGTCTGGCTTCCCGACTATCCTTGAGTGGCACTTGATTCTGGGTCTACACCTTTTCTGTCTCTTGGGTTCAAGGCAGTTTCTTAAGTCAATTACATAGCAAGCTCTGCTTTAAGGGGTGACTTATTTTCCCAACTGAAGTCTGAGTCCCTTCTTCCCTGGGTTTTTTAACTAACTTAAGTTAGAAGAGCCATATAAACATCTGCGAGTGCAAGTGTCTGTGTTTCAGGCAACAGGCAGTGTGAGCAAACACATGTGCACACTTGTGGAGGGTTACTTGCTGTGGAGAGAGCCTAGGCTCCAGACACAGCTGGGACACACATCTTGAGAGAGATGTGCTAACCTGAGGTGGGACAATGACTTTGGGGACATTGACACAAGTTCTGGGTTCACATGTTAATGTACAACTCATGCCCACGGCCTGGGAAGCCCCAGAAGTGCTGGCCCTGTGAAGACATGCTGGGCTTGCTGTAAGAGGTAGaaaaacagggacagaaacaggcAAGAGAAAAGCCCTGAGGACAGAGCATCGTCTTCCCCACCCCACACCTGCATTGTCCTTGACTGATTACACATAGAAAAGATATGGTATTGCTGACTCAGTTTCAAAAACCATCCCTATCAGAAAACTGTCATATACCAACATTGGAATGAAGCCTACATGCTTTCTAAACAAAATGCTGTGAgactaaaaaataaccagagaaagccAGTGGGGTAGATGTGACAGGTGCTAAGGTTCTGCAGAGCAGAAGCTGGTCAGGGAGGTGGCTCCAGGGGCCCACAGCACCAGAATCCTTCTGGGGAGAACTCAAGCACATCTGTAGCCGAGACTGAGCCACGAACTCAGTCTGCAGATGGACAGGGAAGCAGCAGCTGAGCTTGAGAACCTTGTACACAGTTTGCGGGGTTTAGAAAACAGTAAAAAGTCCACATCTTTAAAGTTataatttatagaatattttgtaCAAAAAAAGTTTCTAAAAAGGAGCCCTGCCACTCTCAGAAGAAGTCCGCAGCCCTGGGTCTTCTCTTTGGGGTGGCAGCTAGTGGCATCCTGGTGACTAGGGGAGTGCTGGCAGGTAAATTGGTGACTAGAGGAGTGCTGGCAGGTGAATTGGTGGGGGTCTTCAACACTCCATGGAGAGGTCTCTGTTCAGGGTCGAAGGCCACCCGAGAGGGACCCGTGGGACTGACCAGGATACTCTTGTCTGTCTTCTTAAATTCTGCCCCAAAGGAAAGTAAGGCCTGGTCAATGAGTATGATGTCTGTTCCTTCAACATGCCTAGGGCTACAAAGCTCTCTTCCCCAGGCCCTGGGGAAATGAAGGCAGTGAGGCCTGTGTGAGAGCTATGTGAGGGCACCCAGACAGATTTGAGGATGATGCAATCTGGGAGGAGGTGCAGCTTTGGGGAAGGACCTGTTGTCCCTCACAAACTTCCTGCTCCATAGACCAGGCTGCTTAGCCAAGGCAGGTGCGCTCCTCTGCTTTCCATGCGGCCTCTGCTCTCTCAACGTGTGTGCACACATAAAACTCACTTGTGGTGttttgagaaaaacatcagaTGATGGTACTGCTATGAAGCTAGCAAGCTGGGTACGTCCCTCCTCCTGATCCTCCCAGGAAGCCGGCAATCCTGAATTTTAGCAGAGGCAACTCAGGCAGAGGGACCAGGGGCTATCAACAGTCTGTGGGACAGAATTAGGGAGGTGCCCAGGCAAGAGGCTTCTCACCTTGCATTTTATCAGGGACCTCAAGAGGTCCTAGGAAACCTGCTCCTGACCCCCAGGGTACTACTGACTCAGAACAGGCAGAGAGGACTAGGGACCTTGGCCTTAGCTCCCATGGGACCCTGAGGCAGCCCTTACTGGGCTGTGCTCTTGAGGACAGTCTCCCAGAAGCATACCAGACTCACCTGTAGTCATGTTTCTGTTGAGACCAAAGGTGACTTTTTTGGAGCTGGAGGGTGTTTTATTCAGCTGTAGGAGAAAAGTAACAACAAAAGTAGTAGTGCACAGTAACACAGGTATGCAGTTTCCTTGTCTGGGGATTTTCCTGGAAAACTCACCCAGATAGGAGAGCTCAAACTTTCTGTTTACTGACCCACACATATGCACAGAGGCCAAAGGACAGCACACCACGGGCCTAAATTAGCCCTTGCTACCATTTACCAGGCCTGTGGCCAATGCCTTTGcatttatattataattaatttatatattaatataattaatattataattaatttatattatacAGGCACATTTCCCTCAACCTGTGAGGTGGCTAGGTGCAGACAGTGGGTGCCAACAGTGTAGTCACCCATATCAGAATGGCCACAGGACTGTGTTCTCAGTGAAGGAAGCGGGGGTCTGAAACCCCCCAAACTCATCACTGAAAGACTGTATGGAAATGTTAATCCCCATTCATTTTGTGCAGTTTGTCAGATTTAACTTGCAGATACATAAAATTAGACTAGACCTGTACTGGGATCTAATTCCAATGGGCATTGGACATGAATTTTCCAGCTTTTTTTtgcactaggcaagtgctctaccattgagccacattgCAGACTGCATTTGCCAGTGATCTGTGCACAAGGATTTTAGGACCTGGATATTCTCACAGTCTATCAAATTTAATTACACTCTTTCCTACTTGGAAAATTCCCTGAAGCTGGCCCATTTTGCATCATCAAAGCACTGGCTCAAATTCCTCCCCAGAACTCTGTGCTTCTTTCTGTGGATTCCTCATTTCTACCTTATTCCACTTTTGTGTTAATACTACAAGTATTCCTGGGAGAAGGCCAGGCTCTATAGGTCCTGGGTCTTAATTATGCCTGGGAGGCATAATAAAATACCACCTGCATCTCAGCCTGACTGGGACCCTGCAGGGTTCATCCCAGCCACTCGGAAGTCACTGGATGCCAACAGGGCTGAGGATGCAGCTTCTGAGCTGTTAGCAGAAACCTGCCCTCTGGGGACAGGACCAAGGGCCAGCAAGTTTCTGTGTGTGCCTCTGTGGAGGGATGAGCTCGCTCCcggaaggggagggaggatgtGGTGTCGAGGGCGCACCTGGACGGCAGGACCCGGAGGGCAGGTGGCAGTGCTGCTCTTCATTTTTCTGAAGAACAGGGGCTTTGGTAAGGAGGAGGTATCAAACTTCACAAAGTCATTCTCTGTCCTCAGTGGTTTCTTCTTCAGGGGGCTGAAAGTCTTGCTGCTTCCCTATGCAAGCAAGGGGCAAGAAGCCAAGAGGGATGGTCACACCAGAGCCTCCTGTCAGGCCCATGCACACAGGGAGAAAAATGAGGACAGTGAGGTGGAAGCCACTGGGGGGCAGACTCACTCTCTGGTCCCTGACCCTGCTGCTTCCTGCACCAGGACTGTCAAGAGCCCTTCTGCTCAGCACAGCACAGCTCAGACTTCACAGGTGAGACAATCACTTCCCTCAGGGCACCAACCACCAGGGGTGGCAATGTGTTCTCACCTCCATCTTCACACACAGAAGCCCATGATCTGAATCACTCTGCCTTTCAAAGTCCATCTGTTAAATATAACAAATTTTCTAACCTGTGAGGAGATACTATGTGGGTTGCAAGTCTGGTGTGGATGGCAGGTGTGCTACCATCGGGTCTGCAGGCCCCTAACAggcaggtaggtaggtaggtgggtgtgtgtgtgtgtgtaactggcaAACTACAGAGTACAGGCCTCTAGGGTCTTGGACATCTGGGAAGCCCAACGCAGGTGGTACCATGTGAGTGATTTTGGCAGGATCTTAGTGTTCCTGGCTGGTGTCTACTGCCTTTTCTGGATAGATCTGAGGGCTACCACAACCCCAGGGCTCCTTACCACTGCTGGCACAGATGTTGCCAACATGTCAGCCTATTAGGAGGTAAAGCCGCCTTTAGCCCTGGGAATGACTTAGCAACAATCTTAATTCTAAGACCGGTCAGCAAGCCTGAAAACAGCATCTGTTCTTCTTTCAGAGAGTGAGTGAGAGCATGACACCACTAGCTAGGGACAGTTGTGAGGCTAGAAACCACCTCCTCAAAGCCAGCTCAGTGCTCTGCTCTGCCTTGCTAAGGTTCTTGATCATGATCTCACTCACCCTGGCTACTGCCAGACAGCCTCAATGTCACGGCCACCACAAAGAGGAACAAGTAAACACTAGTGTGGAACAAGGGTCGGTAAGTCTTTTCTGTGTAGGGTCAGGGAGTAAATACTTCCAGCTCTGTGGGCCACAAGGTCCATCATACTGCTTAGCTCTGCTGCTGGGAAGTGAATGTAGTCATGGATACTATCGGGGTGGTATGGTATCCCAACAATATTTGTGCTGAACGGGACACGGTGGCACAATGCGTGTCCCAAGACATTAAGTAAAAGGCACAAAAAGAGCCTGATTCTGCCTTTACACATGGTTCTAGAGATCCTGGCAGAAAGAAAGTCTTTTTGTTAAAAACATATGTGTGTGAGAATTGTGGGCTGCTTCTTTGTCACAAGGGCCAGATGGGCTGAGCGGATGAAAAAAGAGTACTTGATGGAGGCTGTATGTGCCTGGGCCTGCCATGGGTGAATGCTGACCCTTTCCTGATCCCTGAGCACATGTGGCATGGGGAGGTGGTGGGTAGCAAGCCCTTGCACTTGACTGCTCATTTACTTGGTGAAGGCTGTGTTAAACCAGTATATCCTAACTGCTAGTCAGTCCAGGTCCCACTGCCCTTGACCCTAGGcccccaggaggcagagagcccTGAGCACCTCTGCCCAGAGCCCTTCCCCGCTTACCAGAACTGGAATCTGCTTGACTTTGAACTCCAGTGCTCCATTGTACTCTACCAAGTTTGacatctctttcattttcttcctctttttcagtATTGCTATTTTCTGACTGGACAGGTTTTGGAGGTCAAAGTTGGTGGgctctgccttttttttctgtGGCTTCCTGAACTGAGGCAGGGTGGTCTGGCTGTCCTCTTCCTTTACTGGGCTTGTTGGAGGGCCTGCCTTCTGGGCAGAAGGCCAGGCTGGTGGGGCCAGGTCAGTGCCATTGACAGGGAGCGCTCCaagtttcctcttccttttcaggACCTGAGTACCCTGTGTTAGGGAACCCCTGGCAGCAGGCCCCTGAGGATGCTCATGGCTTGGGCCATTCCGAGACAGATCCTCCAGAGGTGACACTGAAGCTTTCCAGAGTCCTCTGTGTGCCTTCAGGCTCCTCTTCTTTGGACGCTTCCTCTTACTGTGCGTGGGGATGGTAGGGGGATTGTCATGGCTGCTCTCCTCCTGGGGGCTGGACACAGCCTCTGCTCTGGGCTCATCAGCCACATGTGCCTGGGAAGCCTGCCTCTGAGTGGCCTCAGGCTTGCTGTTCATGCTCTGTACTAAAGTTGCATCAGCATCCCTGGGGCCATGACTCTCAGACTGGAAGTggattctcttctttttcctttttctcttctgagtGCTACCTTCACTGTCCTCTTCTTCGATTTTGTTTCCTATAAAGACACACAGACCAACAAGCAGGTTCCTCAAAGCTGGGAGACAGTCTGACTGGCAGCCAGAGTGTTTCtgactccctctctctcttttctgatgGGGTTGGAACCTgggcctctaccactgagccacacacctgACCTCTGGGTTGtgagagtttttttctttttcggtgggactgaggtttgaatttagggcttcatacttgcaaagcagtcagtttgctgcttgagccaaacctctagtccattttgctctggttattttggagatggggtctccagaactacttgcctgagctggcttcaaaccaaaagCCTtcaaatctcagtctcccaagtagctaggattactgacgTGCGCCACCAGTGCCTGTCTATGCAGAAAAGCTCTGACCTCCGTGATGCACTTGGTGTATTGGCTAGCTTTGTCATCTGGTCCTGTTTCCTCCTTTCCAGTAAGACTGGAAACTTTTCTGAAGTCCACTTCAGCAAAACTATACTGAAGCAATCGTGGCTCTCATATTTTAATGCCAGAAGATCCTGGATTAagctcatggctcaagtggtacaacactgtctagcaagtatgaggcctgaattcaaaccccagtaccacaacaaaaaaacccagaaacacaAAGCCACAGATCCTGAGCAGTAAAGAACTCCCTGCTCTAAGGCTGGGTGTAGCTAAGTGGTACAGCGCATGCTTCCATTCCCtgcaccaaaaacaacaaacccAAAACCAGAGAGGCAGAGACTAGATAGATacggggtgaatatgatcaaagtacattatttatatatatatatatatatattatataatatatatatatataaataatgtgtatgaaaatagcacactGAAACTAAGTAAAAACTGAGGAGGAAGGTATGAAAGAGTATAGAGTACAAAGTACATCAGATGTATTTATTAGGTATATGCACCTAGTAAATGAAACTCTATGTGCAATTAACCcagttaattaaaaaattatttaaacaaaaacagCCCCACTGTGAAGGGCAGTGTTGGCTGTGTCCGTGCATCACCTTCCTCCTCCGTAAAGCTGCCATGCGGAGTAAGAGATGCCTTTGGACAAGTGCCCAGGAAAAGACACCATTGCTTTTCAGTCATTAGAAACTAAGACTTTTTGGTTTGCTAATGATTTATAAGGATGGACCTCAGCCCACAAGTTCCCTAGATCTTGGGGGCACACCCCACTACCTGCGGGACTGGGCCTTCTCTTTGCCCTCTGGGATCTTAAGCCTCACAGctcacctttcttcttttccaactcGGCTTTCTctaaaagtttctttctttttctcttgtgcCTTCCTTGACTGAGGGCTTGATCATCTTCAACAGAAATGTCCTCAGTGAAAGTGAGTTGCGCTATATTGCCTGCTGGACACCAAAGTGACACTGTCAGCTTCTGAGACCTTCTGCCTCTGTCCCTAGGAGCTGGGCCCTTCCTGAGCCACCCAAGTGAGATTTGCAACCCTGATTTCTGCCTCGTTGTCACCACCCATATGGCTTCTCCAACACAACTAGAAAACTGCTGGCTCAGGAACCACGTGGGGTTCTTGGGTAAGGCAAGGTAGGGCATCAGTGGGCAACCCTCTGTGGCTCAGCCCTGGGGTGGGCTAAGGTGGCCTCTACATTCCTCCTGGCTGTGGTGCTCACTTCAATTCCAAATGCCCCCATGCATAAGGGGTAGGTGAGCAGGCTCAGCAGCTTACCCAGATACAACTAAGTTTACAGTAGTTTTCCCCAGGGACACAAGctcataaaacaaatgaaagggaCCCTGAGAGAtcagatttttcttcttcataaagGGTCAAATTGGAATCTTCCTGACCCAATAAAAATTCACCTCGTTGAAAAGAAAGACCCAGTCCTCTGTTCAATATGAGTTTTGATACATATAAGAAGATATATagcttaaaaataaagagaaaaagaaataaagacccaAACAAAACACACTATCCACatgggggagggcagggaggagaggagcTTGCCCCGGCCATGGCATACTGGGGACACCTGGAAGTGGGTGTGTATGCAAAGAGCCCTGCACTTATGGCACTCTCTACGGCCTCTGCCTCAGGTATGCCAGGTGAATGTAGGCCAGGGATGCTATCTCACAGAGGATGTTCCATGAGTGCCCTTCCTTCCGGCTTCCTGCATCCGGCAGAGGCGCCCTCAGCCGGGCATGTTAAGTCAGAATATTCTGAATTACAATTCTGATTCTCCTCACCTTCAGAGAGGTCCTGgaacctgaaaaagaaaacatcacagAAGTCCATAGAAATCCTTTTTATCTACCACACACATGGGACTTCTACCACAGCAAGCTGGATATTTACTTGCTCACTTCTTTTTCCtccagcagagggggcaggagaGGACTTCCTCCGAGGGAAGGTGTAGCCAGGGGAAGAAACAGCCCCTCTCATTCACCACAAGGTCGGAGGACTTGGGGTCTAAAGGGTCTGTTTTGGCACATACAAAACTACCCAGCAATTCAATTTCTTCTTCACTTGTTTCTAAAGGTAGAAAGAGCTGAGGACTATGCTTAtgctcaattctccaagggaaacatgCCAAGTTGTGTTCTCTTTATATAATTCTGGGGCTTTAAACCAAACCAACAGGGGCTGTATATGATACATGGGAGACGAACGGAAGCTGGGGGAATTAGGTTGGCTCCAGGCCTTACTGCAGCAACCTTAGCATATCACCTCCTCCGGGCCTTCAGGGACCCAGCTATAAAATGGGGAATGCCACCTTCTAAAGGTTTCTTAACATGAAGAGATAAATGACAGTGCTCAGATCAGTGACCAGTCCACACAAAGGGTGTGATTTGTCGTAAGTCTCAATGTCTTGTGGGGCTTTCTGGTGAATCACGTACCATCATGTCATCATGATGAAACTGCTGGAAGGAAAGGGCAAGGGCAGACGGCTAAGCCCCTACCTATCTTATACAGCGACAGCTGACACCTACGCAGCAGACTGACGCCAGTTTCTTCATCTACTGCTCGTAGACTTCAGAAGGCGTCACTATCAAGCAGCTAGAAGAGAGGAGTGTGGCTGCATTTGAGGAACAGAACTCAAGGGACAGGGGCAGCTGCTTTCATTAAAGTGCAGTTCATGTGTGTGTTACATCattacaaacaaaaaagttaaaggacaaaggaaaaagaaaaaaggtaagcaTGCAGAGGGCTGGTCCTACGCCATGAGATAACCAGAGGAGCCCGCTCACCCAACTGCTTACTTCTTGATCAGTTTGCAGAGACGCTTCCGGTTGAAAGGAGGAGTGTTTTTCCTGTTGGTTATTTCCAAGAGTCGGTCGGCAACAGCTTTATAGTCAAACTACGAAGGGAAACTGAACATAAGCAGCGGCAAAACAATGTGGCCTGACTTGGAAGCACGTGTCTCTCGGTAAGAAAGATGCCTGGGCTATGGTCTCAGTGAGTGCGTGCTAAAAACAGCAAAAGGTGAGTACCAGTTGCTGAAAAGAGCCACACTCTTGGGAGAAGCCAGCAGGTCAACCGCCCCACCTTTTAACAAAATTGCCTGCCTAACCTAGATTCCCAGTCTGTACTTGGAAACAGTCACCTTTTGTATTCAAAAAGTGCTACTAGATCTGGCTCTGCTGCATACAAAAGAACAGACCACAACAATTCAAAATGTGGGTAAATCTTTTAAAGCCCCACCTTATTTGAATTAGTGTCCAATAAGCTCCTGGTAAGGAAGGTGACATTAGTGACAGAAGGGATTAGAAAAGACTTTACACCTCAGGCCCTAATTCTCCAGCCATGAAATAAATCTAAATCTTATTAAAGCAACAGCAGCCCCCACCTGGAGGAGTGGCCCTGTGTCCTCGGAGGTTGCACAGCCATCTCTTTCTGGTTCATCACTGACTCCATCTCTCCCAGACAAGCATTTGCCTAATGctgtcaaaacaaaaccaaaggcaAAACTCTCAATACCCAAGAAGGCATCAATGACTGCTTTCCCAGGAGCCACTCTGATTAGGTGTCTCTTAGTGAAAAGGAAAATTTCTTCAGAAGAACCTCTACCTATATTTATGATTTACCAAAGATGTTTTTGTTATTCAGCCCTGGAAAAGAGGATAGAGAAAGCACACATTTTGCCTCTGCTACTCATAATCACTCCATAGCAAGCACACAGAAACCTGCTGCCTTCCCTATGACACACATCATCCCATGTGCAAGCTGTGCCCGAGGGGACTCAGGTAAGTGGGCCAGGGCTCCATG from Castor canadensis chromosome 5, mCasCan1.hap1v2, whole genome shotgun sequence encodes the following:
- the Rrp1b gene encoding ribosomal RNA processing protein 1 homolog B isoform X3, with the protein product MAPAMQSAELQFAQRLASSEKGIRDRAVRKLRQYLSVKTQRETGGFSQEELLKIWKGLFYCMWVQDEPPLQEELANTVSQLIHVVNNSEAQYLFIQTFWQTMNREWKGIDKLHLDKYYMLIRLVLRQSFEVLKRNGWEESRIQLFLDVLMKEILCPESQSPDGVRFHFIDIYLDELSTVGGRELLADQNLKFIDPFCKIAAKTKDHTLVQTIARGVFEVIVDQSPFLPEETVGEQETKGGENDLSGAEIPAVQATWRKAVSRKKIALGKCLSGRDGVSDEPERDGCATSEDTGPLLQFDYKAVADRLLEITNRKNTPPFNRKRLCKLIKKFQDLSEAGNIAQLTFTEDISVEDDQALSQGRHKRKRKKLLEKAELEKKKGNKIEEEDSEGSTQKRKRKKKRIHFQSESHGPRDADATLVQSMNSKPEATQRQASQAHVADEPRAEAVSSPQEESSHDNPPTIPTHSKRKRPKKRSLKAHRGLWKASVSPLEDLSRNGPSHEHPQGPAARGSLTQGTQVLKRKRKLGALPVNGTDLAPPAWPSAQKAGPPTSPVKEEDSQTTLPQFRKPQKKKAEPTNFDLQNLSSQKIAILKKRKKMKEMSNLVEYNGALEFKVKQIPVLGSSKTFSPLKKKPLRTENDFVKFDTSSLPKPLFFRKMKSSTATCPPGPAVQLNKTPSSSKKVTFGLNRNMTTEFKKTDKSILVSPTGPSRVAFDPEQRPLHGVLKTPTNSPASTPLVTNLPASTPLVTRMPLAATPKRRPRAADFF
- the Rrp1b gene encoding ribosomal RNA processing protein 1 homolog B isoform X9, which codes for MAPAMQSAELQFAQRLASSEKGIRDRAVRKLRQYLSVKTQRETGGFSQEELLKIWKGLFYCMWVQDEPPLQEELANTVSQLIHVVNNSEAQYLFIQTFWQTMNREWKGIDKLHLDKYYMLIRLVLRQSFEVLKRNGWEESRIQLFLDVLMKEILCPESQSPDGVRFHFIDIYLDELSTVGGRELLADQNLKFIDPFCKIAAKTKDHTLVQTIARGVFEVIVDQSPFLPEETVGEQETKGGENDLSGAEIPAVQATWRKAVSRKKIALGKCLSGRDGVSDEPERDGCATSEDTGPLLQFDYKAVADRLLEITNRKNTPPFNRKRLCKLIKKFQDLSEAGNIAQLTFTEDISVEDDQALSQGRHKRKRKKLLEKAELEKKKGNKIEEEDSEGSTQKRKRKKKRIHFQSESHGPRDADATLVQSMNSKPEATQRQASQAHVADEPRAEAVSSPQEESSHDNPPTIPTHSKRKRPKKRSLKAHRGLWKASVSPLEDLSRNGPSHEHPQGPAARGSLTQGTQVLKRKRKLGALPVNGTDLAPPAWPSAQKAGPPTSPVKEEDSQTTLPQFRKPQKKKAEPTNFDLQNLSSQKIAILKKRKKMKEMSNLVEYNGALEFKVKQIPVLLNKTPSSSKKVTFGLNRNMTTEFKKTDKSILVSPTGPSRVAFDPEQRPLHGVLKTPTNSPASTPLVTNLPASTPLVTRMPLAATPKRRPRAADFF
- the Rrp1b gene encoding ribosomal RNA processing protein 1 homolog B isoform X4; translated protein: MAPAMQSAELQFAQRLASSEKGIRDRAVRKLRQYLSVKTQRETGGFSQEELLKIWKGLFYCMWVQDEPPLQEELANTVSQLIHVVNNSEAQYLFIQTFWQTMNREWKGIDKLHLDKYYMLIRLVLRQSFEVLKRNGWEESRIQLFLDVLMKEILCPESQSPDGVRFHFIDIYLDELSTVGGRELLADQNLKFIDPFCKIAAKTKDHTLVQTIARGVFEVIVDQSPFLPEETVGEQETKGGENDLSGAEIPAVQATWRKAVSRKKIALGKCLSGRDGVSDEPERDGCATSEDTGPLLQFDYKAVADRLLEITNRKNTPPFNRKRLCKLIKKFQDLSEGNIAQLTFTEDISVEDDQALSQGRHKRKRKKLLEKAELEKKKGNKIEEEDSEGSTQKRKRKKKRIHFQSESHGPRDADATLVQSMNSKPEATQRQASQAHVADEPRAEAVSSPQEESSHDNPPTIPTHSKRKRPKKRSLKAHRGLWKASVSPLEDLSRNGPSHEHPQGPAARGSLTQGTQVLKRKRKLGALPVNGTDLAPPAWPSAQKAGPPTSPVKEEDSQTTLPQFRKPQKKKAEPTNFDLQNLSSQKIAILKKRKKMKEMSNLVEYNGALEFKVKQIPVLGSSKTFSPLKKKPLRTENDFVKFDTSSLPKPLFFRKMKSSTATCPPGPAVQLNKTPSSSKKVTFGLNRNMTTEFKKTDKSILVSPTGPSRVAFDPEQRPLHGVLKTPTNSPASTPLVTNLPASTPLVTRMPLAATPKRRPRAADFF
- the Rrp1b gene encoding ribosomal RNA processing protein 1 homolog B isoform X1, which codes for MAPAMQSAELQFAQRLASSEKGIRDRAVRKLRQYLSVKTQRETGGFSQEELLKIWKGLFYCMWVQDEPPLQEELANTVSQLIHVVNNSEAQYLFIQTFWQTMNREWKGIDKLHLDKYYMLIRLVLRQSFEVLKRNGWEESRIQLFLDVLMKEILCPESQSPDGVRFHFIDIYLDELSTVGGRELLADQNLKFIDPFCKIAAKTKDHTLVQTIARGVFEVIVDQSPFLPEETVGEQETKGGENDLSGAEIPAVQATWRKAVSRKKIALGKCLSGRDGVSDEPERDGCATSEDTGPLLQFDYKAVADRLLEITNRKNTPPFNRKRLCKLIKKFQDLSEAGNIAQLTFTEDISVEDDQALSQGRHKRKRKKLLEKAELEKKKGNKIEEEDSEGSTQKRKRKKKRIHFQSESHGPRDADATLVQSMNSKPEATQRQASQAHVADEPRAEAVSSPQEESSHDNPPTIPTHSKRKRPKKRSLKAHRGLWKASVSPLEDLSRNGPSHEHPQGPAARGSLTQGTQVLKRKRKLGALPVNGTDLAPPAWPSAQKAGPPTSPVKEEDSQTTLPQFRKPQKKKAEPTNFDLQNLSSQKIAILKKRKKMKEMSNLVEYNGALEFKVKQIPVLGSSKTFSPLKKKPLRTENDFVKFDTSSLPKPLFFRKMKSSTATCPPGPAVQLNKTPSSSKKVTFGLNRNMTTGLPASWEDQEEGRTQLASFIAVPSSDVFLKTPQVSFMCAHTLREQRPHGKQRSAPALAKQPGLWSRKFVRDNRSFPKAAPPPRLHHPQICLGALT
- the Rrp1b gene encoding ribosomal RNA processing protein 1 homolog B isoform X6, with amino-acid sequence MAPAMQSAELQFAQRLASSEKGIRDRAVRKLRQYLSVKTQRETGGFSQEELLKIWKGLFYCMWVQDEPPLQEELANTVSQLIHVVNNSEAQYLFIQTFWQTMNREWKGIDKLHLDKYYMLIRLVLRQSFEVLKRNGWEESRIQLFLDVLMKEILCPESQSPDGVRFHFIDIYLDELSTVGGRELLADQNLKFIDPFCKIAAKTKDHTLVQTIARGVFEVIVDQSPFLPEETVGEQETKGGENDLSGAEIPAVQATWRKAVSRKKIALGKCLSGRDGVSDEPERDGCATSEDTGPLLQFDYKAVADRLLEITNRKNTPPFNRKRLCKLIKKFQDLSEAGNIAQLTFTEDISVEDDQALSQGRHKRKRKKLLEKAELEKKKGNKIEEEDSEGSTQKRKRKKKRIHFQSESHGPRDADATLVQSMNSKPEATQRQASQAHVADEPRAEAVSSPQEESSHDNPPTIPTHSKRKRPKKRSLKAHRGLWKASVSPLEDLSRNGPSHEHPQGPAARGSLTQGTQVLKRKRKLGALPVNGTDLAPPAWPSAQKAGPPTSPVKEEDSQTTLPQFRKPQKKKAEPTNFDLQNLSSQKIAILKKRKKMKEMSNLVEYNGALEFKVKQIPVLLNKTPSSSKKVTFGLNRNMTTGLPASWEDQEEGRTQLASFIAVPSSDVFLKTPQVSFMCAHTLREQRPHGKQRSAPALAKQPGLWSRKFVRDNRSFPKAAPPPRLHHPQICLGALT
- the Rrp1b gene encoding ribosomal RNA processing protein 1 homolog B isoform X8 — protein: MWVQDEPPLQEELANTVSQLIHVVNNSEAQYLFIQTFWQTMNREWKGIDKLHLDKYYMLIRLVLRQSFEVLKRNGWEESRIQLFLDVLMKEILCPESQSPDGVRFHFIDIYLDELSTVGGRELLADQNLKFIDPFCKIAAKTKDHTLVQTIARGVFEVIVDQSPFLPEETVGEQETKGGENDLSGAEIPAVQATWRKAVSRKKIALGKCLSGRDGVSDEPERDGCATSEDTGPLLQFDYKAVADRLLEITNRKNTPPFNRKRLCKLIKKFQDLSEAGNIAQLTFTEDISVEDDQALSQGRHKRKRKKLLEKAELEKKKGNKIEEEDSEGSTQKRKRKKKRIHFQSESHGPRDADATLVQSMNSKPEATQRQASQAHVADEPRAEAVSSPQEESSHDNPPTIPTHSKRKRPKKRSLKAHRGLWKASVSPLEDLSRNGPSHEHPQGPAARGSLTQGTQVLKRKRKLGALPVNGTDLAPPAWPSAQKAGPPTSPVKEEDSQTTLPQFRKPQKKKAEPTNFDLQNLSSQKIAILKKRKKMKEMSNLVEYNGALEFKVKQIPVLGSSKTFSPLKKKPLRTENDFVKFDTSSLPKPLFFRKMKSSTATCPPGPAVQLNKTPSSSKKVTFGLNRNMTTGLPASWEDQEEGRTQLASFIAVPSSDVFLKTPQVSFMCAHTLREQRPHGKQRSAPALAKQPGLWSRKFVRDNRSFPKAAPPPRLHHPQICLGALT
- the Rrp1b gene encoding ribosomal RNA processing protein 1 homolog B isoform X2; amino-acid sequence: MAPAMQSAELQFAQRLASSEKGIRDRAVRKLRQYLSVKTQRETGGFSQEELLKIWKGLFYCMWVQDEPPLQEELANTVSQLIHVVNNSEAQYLFIQTFWQTMNREWKGIDKLHLDKYYMLIRLVLRQSFEVLKRNGWEESRIQLFLDVLMKEILCPESQSPDGVRFHFIDIYLDELSTVGGRELLADQNLKFIDPFCKIAAKTKDHTLVQTIARGVFEVIVDQSPFLPEETVGEQETKGGENDLSGAEIPAVQATWRKAVSRKKIALGKCLSGRDGVSDEPERDGCATSEDTGPLLQFDYKAVADRLLEITNRKNTPPFNRKRLCKLIKKFQDLSEGNIAQLTFTEDISVEDDQALSQGRHKRKRKKLLEKAELEKKKGNKIEEEDSEGSTQKRKRKKKRIHFQSESHGPRDADATLVQSMNSKPEATQRQASQAHVADEPRAEAVSSPQEESSHDNPPTIPTHSKRKRPKKRSLKAHRGLWKASVSPLEDLSRNGPSHEHPQGPAARGSLTQGTQVLKRKRKLGALPVNGTDLAPPAWPSAQKAGPPTSPVKEEDSQTTLPQFRKPQKKKAEPTNFDLQNLSSQKIAILKKRKKMKEMSNLVEYNGALEFKVKQIPVLGSSKTFSPLKKKPLRTENDFVKFDTSSLPKPLFFRKMKSSTATCPPGPAVQLNKTPSSSKKVTFGLNRNMTTGLPASWEDQEEGRTQLASFIAVPSSDVFLKTPQVSFMCAHTLREQRPHGKQRSAPALAKQPGLWSRKFVRDNRSFPKAAPPPRLHHPQICLGALT